The following are from one region of the Stutzerimonas stutzeri genome:
- a CDS encoding phytanoyl-CoA dioxygenase family protein: MPTTSAALEALHTDGFVLLPGVLDAAQVDAVRAAIDAIEPIHWDYQGLVDDHYKCVFNRDPFWLPYLDLPGVIELAEACLGADCHVIGQTAWRSHPGFVGGELHADYLAMELPERWLAEPGFELPMQICTAHLYLDRIDADLCPTQVIPGSHRAGRKPRPGETHWHGCEPEPVLCEAGDVLLFRSDLWHAGSRNRTSDRSRYLLQVHYGRRMIAQKFSPYLQWRFNPHVLAAATARQRRLLGDHEPSEYD; this comes from the coding sequence ATGCCTACCACCTCTGCCGCGCTAGAAGCGCTCCATACCGACGGCTTCGTGCTGCTGCCGGGCGTGCTGGATGCCGCTCAGGTCGACGCCGTACGCGCCGCGATCGACGCGATCGAGCCGATCCATTGGGATTACCAGGGTCTGGTGGATGATCATTACAAGTGCGTTTTCAATCGCGATCCCTTCTGGCTGCCCTACCTCGACCTGCCAGGCGTGATCGAGCTGGCTGAGGCCTGCCTGGGCGCCGATTGTCATGTGATCGGACAAACCGCCTGGCGCAGCCATCCGGGTTTCGTCGGTGGCGAGCTGCATGCCGATTATCTGGCCATGGAGCTGCCGGAGCGCTGGCTGGCCGAGCCCGGCTTCGAGCTGCCCATGCAGATCTGCACGGCGCATCTGTATCTCGACCGGATCGATGCGGACCTGTGCCCGACGCAGGTGATCCCCGGCAGCCACCGCGCCGGACGTAAACCGCGCCCCGGCGAAACCCACTGGCACGGTTGCGAGCCGGAGCCGGTGCTCTGCGAAGCCGGCGACGTACTGCTGTTTCGCAGCGATCTCTGGCACGCCGGCAGCCGCAACCGGACGTCTGACCGTAGCCGCTACCTGCTGCAGGTGCACTATGGGCGTCGGATGATTGCGCAGAAGTTCTCGCCATACCTGCAATGGCGCTTCAACCCGCACGTGCTTGCGGCCGCGACGGCCCGCCAGCGACGCCTGCTCGGCGACCACGAACCCTCCGAATACGATTGA